From the genome of Malus domestica chromosome 04, GDT2T_hap1, one region includes:
- the LOC139195054 gene encoding uncharacterized protein, giving the protein MKLCGDTIIDDMLLEKTFSTFHASNMVLQQQYRTRGFTEYNQLISVLLVVEQNNELLMKNHNSRPTGLTPFPEVNVASLERNTISSCGNNYKRGRGQKQGRWKGKGKNHGVQFHNQVPRHNPGLSFKNANHQKAKAHVNTPRNPEGGCHRCGGNGHWAHTCRTLKHLVELYQASFKEKGVEINFFDQAQPMKTPDPVTNLSGQLNTTHLDATYFINEKGNEVYGSD; this is encoded by the coding sequence atgaagctcTGTGGGGATACTATTATTGATGACATGTTATTGGAAAAAACTTTTAGCACATTCCACGCTTCTAACATGGTCCTGCAACAGCAGTATAGAACGCGAGGTTTtactgaatacaaccagctgatatctgtgctcctggtagttgaacagaacaatgagctcctgatgaaaaaccataattcccgacctactggatTAACACcgttcccagaagtgaatgttgCTTCCCTTGAAAGGAATACCATATCCTCATgtggcaataattacaaacgaggaCGTGGCCAGAAGCAAGGCCGGTGGAAAGGGAAAGGTAAGAACCATGGtgtccagtttcacaaccaggttccaaggcATAATCCAGGCCTGAGctttaaaaatgcaaatcaCCAGAAAGCAAAAGCTCATGTGAACACTCCTAGAAATCCTGAAGGAggttgccataggtgtggtggcaacggACATTGGGCGCATACTTGTCGCACACTAAAGCATCTGGTGGAGCTGTATCAAGCCTCCttcaaggagaagggtgtcgagatcAATTTCTTCGACCAGGCTCAACCAATGAAAACCCCTGATCCAGTGACCAATTTATCCGGACAGTTAAACACAACCCACTTGGATGCTACATACTTTATTAATGAAAAAGGGAATGAAGTTTATGGGTCCGATTGA
- the LOC103407789 gene encoding protein RETICULATA, chloroplastic-like: MAACSSSFGISNVATLRNEVVRKKMWSQNLISYGIRFRNDAKEVAFPVLYRNSSFRDRLNSFSVKKDRKFPVMSMSEARAELQSELGKIAVSNEGGDVIVEKEMRISENECGSKTESGGSDKDMIDGSGDNGKYTNGRGGGGGGGGGDSDGGDKEEEEFGPIMKFEEIMKETEARGASLPSDMIEAAKSVGIRKVLLLRYLDLQGSAWPLGFLMRSCSMLRDRMLADPSFLFKIGTEIVIDSCCATFAEVQKRGKDFWAEFELYVADLLVGVVVNVALVGMLAPYARIGKPSLSKGLLGRLQHSYGALPSSVFEAERPGCRYSVKQRIATYFFKGILYGAVGFGCGIIGQGIANLIMTAKRSIKKSEEDIPVPPLIKSAALWGVFLAVSSNTRYQIINGLERLVEASPLAKQNPLVAMAFTVGVRFSNNVYGGMQFVDWARWSGVQ; this comes from the exons ATGGCGGCTTGTTCTTCGAGCTTTGGGATATCGAATGTTGCAACTTTGCGGAACGAGGTCGTTCGGAAGAAGATGTGGAGCCAGAATTTGATTTCTTATGGAATAAGGTTTAGGAATGATGCAAAGGAGGTTGCTTTTCCAGTGCTCTATAGGAATAGTAGCTTTAGAGATAGGCTGAATTCGTTTTCGGTGAAGAAAGACCGGAAATTTCCGGTCATGTCAATGTCCGAGGCTCGGGCTGAATTACAATCCGAGTTAGGCAAAATAGCTGTTTCGAATGAGGGAGGAGATGTTATTGTAGAAAAGGAAATGAGGATTTCGGAGAATGAGTGTGGATCAAAAACCGAGAGTGGTGGTAGTGATAAGGATATGATTGATGGTAGTGGTGATAATGGTAAATATACGAACGGTAgaggtggaggaggaggtggtggtggtggtgacagTGATGGGGGtgataaagaagaagaagagtttgGGCCAATTATGAAATTTGAAGAGATTATGAAAGAGACTGAGGCTCGAGGGGCTAGTCTTCCCTCCGATATGATTGAGGCTGCCAAGAGCGTGGGAATTCGCAAAGTGCTTCTCCTTAGATATCTGGATTTGCAG GGGTCAGCCTGGCCTCTAGGTTTCTTAATGAGGTCATGCTCTATGCTTCGCGATCGAATGCTTGCTGATCCATCATTTCTCTTCAAAATTGGAACAGAG ATAGTCATTGATTCTTGTTGTGCTACATTTGCGGAAGTTCAAAAGAGGGGCAAAGACTTCTGGGCAGAATTTGAGCTGTATGTTGCAGATCTTTTGGTTGGGGTGGTGGTTAATGTTGCTTTGGTTGGGATGTTGGCCCCCTATGCTCGTATTGGGAAACCATCATTATCTAAAGGGTTGCTTGGACGCTTGCAACATTCTTATGGAGCTCTTCCTAGCAG TGTATTTGAAGCGGAAAGGCCAGGATGTAGATATTCTGTAAAGCAGAGAATTGCCACTTACTTTTTTAAG GGCATTTTGTATGGAGCGGTAGGCTTTGGATGTGGTATTATAGGCCAAGGAATTGCGAACTTGATCATGACTGCCAAGCG GAGCATAAAGAAGTCAGAAGAGGACATACCTGTTCCACCTCTAATTAAGAGTGCTGCTCTTTGGG GTGTTTTCCTTGCTGTCTCGTCCAACACCCGCTATCAAATCATCAATGGACTTGAACGCTTGGTAGAGGCATCGCCTTTGGCGAAACAGAACCCACTTGTTGCAATGGCTTTTACTGTCGGAGTACGATTTTCAAACAATGTTTATGGGGGGATGCAGTTCGTAGACTGGGCTAGATGGAGTGGGGTGCAGTAA
- the LOC103418878 gene encoding protein NRT1/ PTR FAMILY 2.8-like has protein sequence MEHAAHSPSEGLESQSLPQKRPVGGWRAVRYILGNETFEKLASMSLIANLVVYLHTKYNLDNVVSANVFNIWSGSCNIAPLFGAFLADRYLGKFNTLLFSSIASLLGMGTLTLTAGIHKLTPSACIAQTAECQQPSTWQIAILYLGLALLVVGSGGLRPCNIAFGADQFDTTTEKGRAQLDSFCNLWYLLFTLALLIALTIVVYIQTNVSWILGFAVPTGCFALSIIIFLLGTRLYVRVKPQGSIFADIIKVLVATCRKCGSKSNAGETSGQSYYDPLVGSESERERAARTNKLKFFDKAAMIVDPSELDSQGKPKNSWKLCSVQQVEQLKSVVRILPVWITGIVCFVGMQQMNSFGIFQAIQMNKSIGPKFQIPPAWMGLTPMIALSIWIIIYESIYVPQMQKRSKNETGRLTMEQRFKIGIVISVLCMVVAGLTEMKRRDSALAHGTLESPITVALLVPQFALSGLIEAFAAIALMELLTTQWPQSMRTFAGAVFFLSLSIASYLTTILINVVKKLSGLNGNSSWLGGNDLNKNRLDYYYYTIAAFGVLNFVYFHFFARHYLSDDVAQHSEKPSDCDSSGNGKGL, from the exons ATGGAGCATGCAGCGCATTCTCCATCTGAAGGGCTAGAGAGTCAATCCCTTCCTCAGAAAAGACCGGTTGGAGGATGGAGAGCCGTCAGATACATTCTCG GGAATGAGACGTTCGAGAAGTTGGCTTCCATGAGTTTGATTGCGAATCTGGTGGTGTATCTGCACACAAAGTACAACTTGGACAATGTGGTTTCAGCTAATGTGTTCAATATATGGTCTGGTTCATGCAACATTGCACCACTGTTTGGTGCTTTTCTTGCTGATAGGTATTTGGGAAAGTTTAATACTCTTCTTTTCAGCTCGATAGCATCACTTCTG GGAATGGGGACCCTGACCTTAACCGCAGGCATACATAAATTAACTCCGTCTGCCTGCATCGCACAAACTGCAGAATGCCAACAGCCGAGTACTTGGCAGATAGCGATCCTGTATTTGGGTCTCGCGTTGCTTGTTGTTGGATCCGGAGGCCTTAGACCATGCAACATTGCCTTTGGAGCTGATCAGTTTGACACCACAACGGAGAAGGGAAGAGCGCAGCTCGATAGCTTTTGCAATTTGTGGTACCTCTTGTTCACTCTAGCCCTCCTCATCGCTCTCACCATCGTGGTTTACATTCAGACGAATGTCAGCTGGATTTTGGGTTTTGCTGTCCCAACTGGCTGCTTTGCTCTCTCCATTATAATTTTCTTGCTGGGAACAAGGTTGTACGTGCGCGTAAAGCCCCAAGGAAGCATCTTTGCCGACATTATCAAGGTTCTAGTTGCCACCTGCAGAAAATGTGGTTCGAAATCTAATGCTGGAGAAACTTCAGGGCAGTCATACTATGATCCTCTGGTTGGATCAGAgtcagagagagaaagagcagCGCGTACCAACAAACTCAAGTTCTTCGATAAGGCTGCTATGATCGTAGACCCGAGCGAATTGGACAGCCAAGGGAAGCCCAAAAACAGTTGGAAATTATGCAGTGTGCAACAAGTGGAGCAACTAAAATCTGTGGTGAGGATTTTGCCTGTTTGGATAACTGGAATTGTTTGTTTCGTAGGCATGCAGCAAATGAATTCATTCGGGATCTTTCAAGCGATTCAAATGAACAAATCGATTGGCCCCAAATTCCAGATTCCACCAGCCTGGATGGGCCTAACACCGATGATTGCACTTTCGATATGGATCATCATCTACGAGAGCATCTACGTTCCTCAAATGCAGAAACGGAGCAAGAACGAAACTGGAAGATTGACAATGGAGCAGAGGTTTAAGATTGGTATTGTGATCTCAGTTCTGTGCATGGTAGTGGCTGGACTTACAGAAATGAAGCGCCGCGACTCAGCTTTGGCACACGGGACCCTCGAGTCACCAATAACCGTTGCCTTGCTCGTGCCGCAGTTCGCCTTATCGGGTCTGATTGAAGCCTTTGCTGCAATTGCCTTGATGGAGCTGCTCACCACTCAATGGCCTCAGAGCATGAGGACTTTCGCCGGGGCGGTTTTCTTCCTCAGCTTGTCCATTGCAAGCTACCTAACCACCATTCTCATCAACGTCGTCAAAAAATTGAGCGGACTGAACGGAAATTCATCATGGTTGGGAGGTAATGACCTCAACAAAAACAGACTTGATTACTACTATTACACGATAGCCGCCTTCGGGGTCTTAAATTTCGTGTATTTCCATTTCTTCGCTCGCCATTATCTGTCCGACGACGTTGCTCAACACTCCGAAAAGCCGTCCGACTGTGACTCCTCAGGCAATGGAAAAGGGTTGTAG